The Paenibacillus antri genome has a window encoding:
- a CDS encoding DNA cytosine methyltransferase, with protein MIEIPYEGVCIDLFCGAGGLSYGFAQAGFDIRLGVDVDASALLTFEHNHHDARALKEDVRQLTGAKLRELAGNEAIFGIIGGPPCQGFSVAGNHNPDDVRNQLPYEYARLLEEIQPAFFLMENVKGLLSKKQRVHFDAIYELFTAAGYKLDWRLLNAWDYGVAQTRERVVIIGFRADLNISFEWPQPDPSRPVLWDAIGDLPDPIGSEPTLMNHTLFNPRPASMENRIRNAGKGVALFDCKVQDWEQPCKTVTAHLSKDVDLAHPGSPPNHEGHLFDNVREQGGYEQENRTVSWDTPSYTITAHNRSAGLHPNHGPVPQDSEQVLRLISQADPNGVIPLEVLQAEMPSRVEGLKGRQKKGAWHKPNPTITAQTTLYTGAHYHPNASRPRRFTVRECARIQSFADSFVFYGSLSAQYRQVGNAVPPKLAYQLARQIALAFREAGRR; from the coding sequence GTGATCGAGATTCCATACGAGGGAGTTTGTATCGATTTATTTTGCGGAGCTGGTGGACTTTCGTACGGGTTTGCGCAAGCAGGTTTTGACATTCGCCTAGGAGTAGATGTGGATGCATCCGCACTACTTACGTTTGAACACAATCACCATGATGCACGAGCTCTAAAGGAAGATGTCAGGCAGTTGACCGGAGCCAAGCTCCGGGAACTGGCAGGTAATGAAGCGATATTCGGCATCATTGGCGGCCCACCGTGCCAGGGCTTCAGTGTGGCAGGAAATCATAATCCGGACGATGTCCGCAATCAACTCCCATATGAATATGCCCGGCTATTGGAGGAAATCCAACCTGCTTTTTTCCTAATGGAAAATGTAAAAGGACTGCTCAGTAAAAAGCAGCGAGTTCATTTTGATGCGATTTACGAGCTGTTTACAGCTGCGGGTTACAAACTAGATTGGCGGTTGTTGAACGCTTGGGATTATGGTGTGGCGCAGACGCGGGAGAGGGTGGTTATTATCGGGTTTCGAGCGGATTTGAACATCTCATTTGAATGGCCGCAGCCTGATCCGTCGCGTCCGGTGCTGTGGGATGCCATTGGCGATTTACCGGATCCGATAGGAAGTGAACCCACACTGATGAACCATACGCTATTTAATCCCCGTCCGGCCTCGATGGAGAATCGCATACGCAACGCTGGTAAAGGGGTCGCGTTGTTTGACTGCAAGGTGCAGGATTGGGAGCAGCCGTGTAAAACGGTCACCGCCCATTTGTCGAAAGATGTTGATTTGGCACATCCCGGTTCGCCGCCCAATCATGAGGGGCACTTGTTTGACAATGTTCGGGAGCAGGGAGGTTACGAACAGGAAAACCGTACTGTGAGTTGGGATACGCCATCTTATACGATCACCGCGCACAACCGGTCGGCGGGACTGCATCCGAATCATGGTCCGGTACCGCAAGATTCCGAACAGGTGCTGCGGCTCATTTCGCAGGCGGATCCAAACGGGGTTATTCCGCTGGAGGTGCTGCAGGCCGAAATGCCTTCACGGGTCGAGGGCTTAAAAGGTCGACAAAAAAAGGGGGCATGGCACAAGCCGAATCCAACGATTACCGCGCAAACCACCTTGTATACGGGTGCGCACTACCATCCCAATGCTTCCCGCCCGCGTCGCTTCACGGTAAGGGAATGCGCGAGAATTCAATCTTTTGCGGATTCATTCGTCTTTTACGGCAGCTTGAGTGCCCAGTATCGTCAGGTTGGCAATGCAGTACCTCCGAAGCTGGCCTACCAGTTGGCACGGCAAATTGCCTTAGCTTTTCGAGAAGCGGGACGGAGGTGA